Below is a genomic region from Candidatus Desulfarcum epimagneticum.
CTGAACCCCATGCCTCTGAAAATAAACCCGTTGAATGAAACATAAATTGACATTCAGTCAAAATTTCATTTTATGCCCCAAATGGGGCGTTTAAGGTCATTTCAAAAGGCGGAATTCAATCGGTTTAAAATAAAATCGGACTGTTCTGACGGCCCGACCCCCATTTCGGCCGCGAGTTCAATGAGATCAGCGCCCGCTTCAAGCAAATGGGTGGCAAAGCTGTGGCGCAACGAGAGGAATATCATCCCATGTTTTATTCAGAACTTTGGTATAGAAAAACTTCAGGCCATACAAATCAATCTTGACCGCGCTCCAGGAATGAGAAGTCAGGAGTTCGTTGAAGTATTCAAGCAATTGGTCAGACGAGAGATTGTAAATTCGGCAATCGAAGTGGTTTCCGATGCGCCCGATCGCCATTGAACAGGCATCAATAGTCTTTGGCTGAAATCCATTGAGTCTCAGACACTGATCTCAAAACCGCCTTCCCGGAGATGAGCGGTTTCTCGCCACGCAACCTCAAGTATATGCGGAAATTCGCCGAGGCTTGGTCAGATCGGGTAATTGTGCAAGAAACGCTTGCACAAATCACTTGGTATCACAATCTGGCTATTTTGGAGAAATGCGACAACCCTGAAGCACGCCTATGGTACGCCCGAAAAACCTTAAAAAATGGCTGGAGTCGCAAGAGGGAAAAAGGGGACAGGCCAATAACATTTTAACGTCCGTTTTTAGTGGATAGTTTTGTGGTGTCAAAAATTGTTTGAAAAATCGGGAAAAAGGTGGTAATGAGATTAAAAACGGCAAAAAACAAACAGCTTTAAATTGAATATGTAAAGAGCTGAAATAATTAAAAATATAAAACGGCGGTTTGGAATTGTCATCGCGGCTATTGGAATGCTTATCGCTTTGAACGTTGATATTTCATCAGGAAAAAATGTTATTGCCACTGGAGCGTTTTATAACATAATGGTAGAGAGCTTATTCAACAAGGGCGACTACGATCAGGCGATTAAATATTATGAAAAAGCCCTGGAGATACTGCCACCTGCCCACCGCTACATTCAGCGCGTCAAGGAAAACTTAGAATGCGTAAGACAGGCGAAATGATCCCCATCGGCTTTTTTTTGGGGGGCCGGAGTTCTTTTTACATAATTGTTTAGCGTTTTATCAATTGTCCCGAACGAAGACACCAATTTGAAATGATTATTTTTGATTTATTATTGATTGGTTAAGGGGAGGCGGGGTGATTGATAAAACGAGGTTGAGCGAAACCACTAAAAAGGCGCTTGTCTATGGAATTAGTATTAAATGCTTGTCTGTAATTGTAGCGGCTCGGAACCATACCCATTTTTTCAACGTCCCATAATGGCCGTTTATGTCAACTGGCTACGGACATAACCAGTCCATCATACAAAAAAAGGAGGTTACATGAACAACTCATTTACTGCCGTTCTCAGACAAGACGGAAATTGGTGGATTGGATGGATAACTGAAATTCCCGGTGTGAACTGTCAGGAACCAACCCGTAGAGAATTATTAAAAAGTCTTGAGATAACTTTAAAAGAAGCCTTGGAGTTTAATCGTTATGATGCTGTAATGGCGGTAGGCGATGACTATCAAGAAGAACGTATTTCTTTATGAAAAGAAGAAATTTTTTAAAATATCTTCGGACTAATGGATGTGAATTTTTAAGAGAAGGCGGAAGACATTCATGGTGGCAAAACCCTG
It encodes:
- a CDS encoding conserved hypothetical protein (Evidence 4 : Unknown function but conserved in other organisms), translated to MAIGRIGNHFDCRIYNLSSDQLLEYFNELLTSHSWSAVKIDLYGLKFFYTKVLNKTWDDIPLVAPQLCHPFA
- a CDS encoding hypothetical protein (Evidence 5 : Unknown function); the protein is MVESLFNKGDYDQAIKYYEKALEILPPAHRYIQRVKENLECVRQAK
- a CDS encoding conserved hypothetical protein (Evidence 4 : Unknown function but conserved in other organisms), which gives rise to MNNSFTAVLRQDGNWWIGWITEIPGVNCQEPTRRELLKSLEITLKEALEFNRYDAVMAVGDDYQEERISL